In the genome of Chiloscyllium plagiosum isolate BGI_BamShark_2017 chromosome 33, ASM401019v2, whole genome shotgun sequence, one region contains:
- the LOC122539628 gene encoding uncharacterized protein C17orf98-like, translating to MNNNFSCPPGVCCLNLDLFRKERGFILDGVAVASNAAGYGKVNPKRCDVIPPYNAQADPYIKFSFYNNYMRKLLKRTNQDHGGTSSNGWLVDYFYNYGPAQRYLHKRNMYGAGHSYNQIVGHRGFLADLKPIDGYNGRFGFRRNTPGLRLKPSNFGEVTDFPLH from the exons ATGAACAataatttttcctgtcctcctgGGGTTTGTTGCCTGAATCTTGACCTTTTTAGAAAAGAAAGAGGGTTCATCTTAGATGGTGTTGCCGTCGCCTCCAACGCTGCGGGGTACGGCAAAGTGAATCCCAAACGGTGCGATGTTATTCCGCCCTACAACGCCCAGGCAGACCCTTACATTAAATTCAGTTTCTACAATAATTACATGAGGAAGCTTCTCAAGCGGACCAACCAG GATCACGGTGGAACATCAAGCAATGGCTGGCTTGTGGACTATTTTTACAATTATGGACCAGCTCAAAGGTACCTTCACAAAAGAAATATGTATGGAGCTG GTCATTCATATAATCAAATAGTCGGTCACCGAGGATTTTTGGCAGATCTCAAACCGATAGATGGATACAATGGAAGGTTTGGATTCAGAAGAAACACACCAGGCCTGAGACTAAAGCCTTCCAATTTTGGAGAGGTTACTGATTTCCCATTGCATTAG